A section of the Paenibacillus yonginensis genome encodes:
- the yqfD gene encoding sporulation protein YqfD: MKESAFSFLRGWVSLEIRGGDLEQLINQCGEEGIGVWEVKPLPGRRMELSIMLGDFFRLRPLLKQTSCRMHVKQRKGLPFLTLRVLRRKWFAAGIVLFVLAIFFMSSMVWDVEVKGNVKIPAEDIKQAAKEEGLFPFQWKFKLPEQDKLSKTLTRKLEGTSWVGVTIHGTKATIEVAEATQPKEQSLNSPRNLVSKSDAVVTYIYAERGYPQVAKNDRVKKGAVLISGYQAGQAVVSKGEVRGLVWHEYNIETPLLKKESVLSGARKTKGYLYFGNTAIQLTGYGKNHFAESVTYTENDPITWRKWKLPIGWMSEHVMEKADIEIEQTPEQAKASGLAQAKRDILAKNGSDAVVKAEKILHEKTENGKVYMKVLFEVEQNIAEEVPIVQDQGE, from the coding sequence GTGAAGGAATCGGCCTTTAGCTTTCTCCGCGGATGGGTCAGCCTGGAAATCCGCGGCGGAGATTTGGAACAGTTGATTAATCAATGCGGGGAAGAGGGGATAGGGGTTTGGGAGGTCAAACCCCTGCCTGGGAGGCGCATGGAGCTGAGCATTATGCTTGGCGATTTCTTCAGGCTGCGTCCGCTCCTGAAGCAGACAAGCTGCCGGATGCATGTGAAGCAGCGGAAGGGTCTTCCGTTCCTTACGCTTCGGGTTCTGCGCCGTAAATGGTTTGCCGCCGGCATTGTTCTGTTTGTGCTGGCGATCTTTTTTATGTCCTCCATGGTATGGGATGTGGAAGTCAAAGGAAACGTTAAAATCCCGGCTGAGGATATCAAGCAGGCTGCCAAAGAGGAAGGGTTATTCCCTTTTCAGTGGAAATTCAAGCTTCCCGAGCAGGACAAGCTCTCCAAAACCTTAACCCGCAAGCTGGAGGGCACATCCTGGGTAGGCGTTACAATCCACGGGACGAAAGCAACAATTGAGGTGGCGGAAGCCACTCAGCCGAAAGAACAGAGCTTAAACAGTCCCCGCAATCTGGTCAGCAAATCGGACGCCGTTGTCACTTATATTTATGCGGAAAGAGGTTATCCGCAGGTAGCCAAAAATGACCGGGTCAAAAAAGGTGCCGTGCTGATTTCCGGCTATCAGGCCGGGCAGGCGGTCGTCTCCAAAGGCGAGGTTCGCGGACTGGTGTGGCATGAATATAACATTGAAACCCCGCTGCTGAAGAAAGAAAGCGTGCTGAGCGGAGCCCGGAAAACCAAAGGTTATCTGTATTTCGGAAATACGGCGATACAACTGACGGGCTACGGGAAAAATCATTTTGCAGAGAGCGTCACCTACACCGAAAACGACCCGATCACCTGGCGCAAGTGGAAACTTCCGATCGGCTGGATGAGTGAACACGTGATGGAAAAAGCGGATATTGAGATTGAACAGACGCCGGAGCAGGCGAAAGCCAGCGGACTTGCCCAGGCCAAACGGGATATTTTAGCGAAAAACGGCTCCGATGCGGTCGTGAAGGCGGAAAAAATTTTGCATGAGAAGACCGAGAATGGTAAAGTTTATATGAAAGTGTTATTTGAGGTAGAGCAGAATATCGCGGAAGAGGTTCCTATAGTCCAAGATCAAGGAGAATGA
- the yqfC gene encoding sporulation protein YqfC: MSRIARKFRKWTVDAMGLPGDLVFELPRITLVGGKQLLIENHRGVLHFSEERLSLALSEGGLEVTGKDLVIKTIMPQEVMVEGDIAEIKYRGTGEKP; the protein is encoded by the coding sequence ATGAGCCGCATTGCCCGCAAATTTCGCAAATGGACCGTTGATGCGATGGGTCTCCCAGGGGATCTCGTCTTTGAGCTGCCCAGGATTACGCTTGTAGGCGGGAAACAGCTGCTCATTGAGAACCACAGGGGTGTTCTGCATTTTTCGGAAGAGCGGCTCAGTTTGGCGCTCAGTGAAGGCGGCCTCGAAGTAACGGGAAAAGATCTGGTCATCAAGACCATTATGCCCCAGGAAGTCATGGTTGAAGGGGATATCGCAGAAATCAAGTATCGTGGAACGGGGGAGAAGCCGTGA
- a CDS encoding GatB/YqeY domain-containing protein: MNLSERLNEDMKQAMRNQEKFKLTTIRMVRATIKNLEIDLKRTLNDDEVLDILSREIKQRKDALQDFIKAGREDLADNVNAEIDIIARYLPEQLTEEEIKVIVQQTIQETGASSKADMGKVMSALMPKVKGRADGKLVNQAVQQLLQ; this comes from the coding sequence ATGAATCTGAGCGAACGATTAAACGAAGATATGAAGCAAGCGATGAGGAATCAGGAAAAGTTCAAACTCACCACGATTCGTATGGTTCGTGCTACGATCAAGAATCTTGAAATAGATCTGAAGAGAACTCTGAACGATGATGAAGTGCTTGATATCCTAAGTCGTGAAATCAAACAGCGCAAAGATGCCCTCCAGGATTTTATTAAAGCAGGCCGCGAAGATCTTGCAGATAATGTAAATGCCGAGATTGATATTATTGCCCGGTACCTCCCCGAGCAGCTTACCGAAGAAGAAATTAAAGTAATTGTACAGCAGACCATCCAGGAAACCGGTGCTTCTTCGAAAGCAGATATGGGGAAAGTCATGAGTGCGCTGATGCCCAAAGTCAAAGGACGGGCGGATGGCAAGCTTGTAAACCAGGCAGTTCAGCAACTGCTGCAATAA
- the rpsU gene encoding 30S ribosomal protein S21, whose translation MSETKVRKNETIDAALRRFKRSIAKDGVLAEVKKRKHYEKPSVKRKKKSEAARKRKF comes from the coding sequence GTGTCTGAAACGAAAGTTCGCAAAAATGAGACAATCGATGCTGCACTTCGTCGCTTTAAGCGCTCCATTGCTAAGGACGGCGTCCTGGCTGAGGTGAAGAAACGCAAGCATTATGAAAAGCCAAGCGTGAAACGCAAGAAAAAGTCTGAGGCTGCTCGTAAGAGAAAGTTCTAG
- a CDS encoding histidine triad nucleotide-binding protein, with protein sequence MENCLFCKIVNGVIPSSKIYEDDEFLVFHDIQPAAPVHAVMIPKKHIASMNEAQGDDFVLIGKLHQVAQTTAEQLGIAETGYRLINNCGPDGGQTVFHLHFHLLGGAKLGALTGISASHAE encoded by the coding sequence ATGGAGAACTGCTTGTTTTGCAAAATCGTAAACGGAGTTATTCCTTCCAGTAAAATTTATGAAGACGACGAATTTCTGGTCTTTCATGACATTCAGCCGGCCGCGCCGGTCCATGCGGTGATGATTCCGAAGAAACATATTGCTTCCATGAACGAGGCGCAGGGCGATGATTTCGTTTTGATTGGCAAGCTGCATCAGGTCGCCCAGACAACAGCCGAACAGCTGGGCATTGCGGAGACAGGCTACAGACTGATCAACAACTGCGGGCCGGATGGGGGACAGACCGTGTTCCATCTGCATTTCCATTTGCTTGGCGGGGCCAAGCTGGGCGCGCTTACAGGAATTTCCGCTTCGCACGCCGAGTAG
- a CDS encoding AAA family ATPase, with product MKPILLKLSGLQSYRESQEIDFTVLCETGLFGIFGPTGSGKSTLLDAMTLALYGKVERAVNGTQGIMNHSENSLFVAYTFELTGPKGSSRYRVERRFKRTGEQSVSCTISRFIELRPEGETVLADKLAEVNRCVEEKIGLKMDDFTRAVVLPQGKFSEFLALKGSERRQMLQRLFHLEKYGDLLAVKLSRRVKETESRLKELTAEQQGLGLASEEAVKTAAERLALAEGQAHAARTRLTEARQQAEEAAKVRELIQEKQRLLAEEARLIANNPAIEEAEHKLRHAEAAEQLLPVLTAWKEAAETAKTRRAAAEAAASTAAEAEEKAGEAERMSAAADEVLGQEEPPLLRRLEQLEQARQLQAEAEQLKAEQAGQIARQQEIEQKRKLAAEEAAKEETLLNKAVQRRKELEQQLKELEVKSAERRLLQEGIQRKEALAAAEQQLEQARLEAGQLRRKQEEALRQLQELTAEAERSEAERQDTLAEAARLAAELQDQEQRLQSLGEELERRATQLQQQLKEQELHVWSVRLAQELQDGGACPVCGSLEHPSPAVHGDESTAALEAELQAVAALLPECRELRFGAARDLESVRAALESLDAAADPAVSGEAAAAAQTAAALPGAPLDAESARSRLAALRTARGASGTRLSALQSRVRGQRSAGAELRQRCALAAAEEQAAAAQAEQQQARCSALEADVQRRAAEWAAAHPGMTPDELQRSYEAMQAKDLQAEDVRRRFEVSGPYIDDKTSRLRALSEQLAALDKELVECSTRLEGGLQLIEEKNKRLAALTGGEPAEALLAAAESRLAQLRTAARQAREQLAAAQQLRNESVQADVLARQAAAAAAEQAAEQERRWVQALADSPFATGQEAAEAAIRREEAEELALLAEQHRKQQQELAVTLRDLELRLNGRSLSEETWNEIQLAFQECQRQDELALQEKAKAQRDLEDVEKRHIRWQELEQQRSTLEHESGLLGKLQSTLRGNAFVEYVAEEQLVHVSQAASQRLRFLTKQRYSLETDSGGGFVIRDDANGGVKRPVSTLSGGETFLTSLALALALSAQIQLRGQYPLQFFFLDEGFGTLDPELLDTVITSLEHLHHDHLSVGVISHVSELRERLPRKLIVQPAENGGEGSRIRLEKL from the coding sequence ATGAAGCCGATTTTACTAAAACTGTCGGGGCTGCAAAGCTACCGGGAGAGTCAGGAAATTGATTTTACGGTGCTGTGTGAAACCGGTTTGTTTGGCATCTTCGGACCGACAGGCAGCGGCAAATCGACGCTGCTGGATGCCATGACCCTGGCGCTTTACGGCAAGGTTGAGCGGGCGGTGAACGGCACGCAAGGCATCATGAATCATTCCGAGAACAGCTTGTTCGTCGCTTATACGTTTGAGCTGACAGGCCCGAAAGGCAGCAGTCGATACCGGGTGGAACGGCGCTTCAAACGGACCGGGGAGCAGTCGGTAAGCTGCACCATCAGCCGTTTTATTGAGCTCAGGCCAGAAGGCGAGACAGTGCTCGCGGACAAGCTGGCCGAGGTGAACCGCTGTGTGGAAGAGAAAATCGGCTTGAAGATGGACGATTTCACCCGGGCGGTCGTGCTGCCTCAAGGGAAGTTCTCGGAGTTTCTTGCCTTGAAGGGTAGCGAACGGCGGCAGATGCTGCAGCGTTTGTTCCATCTGGAGAAATACGGAGACCTGCTTGCAGTCAAGCTGAGCCGGCGAGTGAAAGAAACGGAAAGCCGGCTTAAAGAGCTGACCGCAGAGCAGCAAGGGCTTGGCCTAGCATCCGAGGAGGCGGTCAAAACAGCTGCTGAAAGGCTGGCTTTGGCAGAGGGGCAGGCTCATGCGGCCCGCACCCGGCTTACGGAAGCCCGGCAGCAGGCGGAGGAAGCGGCCAAAGTCCGCGAGCTGATTCAGGAGAAGCAGCGGCTGCTGGCAGAGGAAGCGCGTCTCATCGCCAATAATCCGGCCATTGAAGAGGCCGAGCATAAGCTGCGCCATGCCGAAGCGGCCGAGCAGCTGCTGCCTGTGCTGACAGCCTGGAAGGAAGCGGCCGAGACGGCCAAGACGCGAAGAGCTGCGGCTGAAGCGGCCGCCTCCACCGCGGCTGAAGCCGAGGAGAAGGCAGGCGAAGCCGAGAGGATGTCGGCTGCTGCGGATGAAGTTCTGGGGCAGGAGGAGCCGCCGCTGCTCCGCCGGCTGGAGCAGCTGGAGCAGGCCCGCCAGCTGCAGGCTGAAGCCGAGCAGCTTAAAGCTGAGCAAGCCGGGCAGATAGCCCGGCAGCAGGAGATTGAGCAGAAGCGGAAGCTGGCTGCCGAGGAGGCGGCGAAGGAAGAAACGCTGCTGAACAAGGCTGTTCAGCGGCGCAAAGAGCTGGAGCAGCAGCTCAAAGAGCTTGAAGTGAAATCGGCCGAACGCCGGCTGCTGCAGGAGGGGATTCAGCGTAAGGAAGCTTTGGCCGCTGCGGAGCAGCAGCTGGAGCAGGCCCGCCTGGAAGCCGGGCAGCTGCGCCGCAAGCAGGAGGAAGCGCTCCGCCAGCTGCAGGAGCTGACGGCAGAGGCGGAGCGCAGCGAAGCTGAGCGGCAGGACACCCTTGCCGAAGCCGCCCGGCTTGCCGCTGAGCTGCAGGATCAGGAGCAGAGGCTGCAGAGCCTTGGCGAGGAGCTGGAGCGGCGTGCAACACAGCTCCAGCAGCAGCTGAAGGAACAGGAGCTGCACGTCTGGTCCGTCCGGCTGGCCCAGGAGCTGCAGGACGGCGGAGCTTGTCCGGTGTGCGGCTCGCTGGAGCATCCGTCGCCGGCTGTGCACGGCGACGAGAGCACGGCGGCGCTGGAGGCGGAGCTCCAGGCCGTGGCCGCTCTGCTCCCGGAATGCCGGGAGCTGCGCTTCGGGGCCGCGCGCGACCTGGAATCGGTGCGCGCCGCCCTGGAAAGCCTGGATGCCGCCGCAGACCCGGCGGTATCCGGCGAAGCGGCGGCTGCTGCGCAGACCGCCGCCGCCCTGCCGGGCGCTCCGCTGGACGCGGAGAGCGCCCGCAGCCGGCTCGCCGCGCTGCGCACCGCGCGCGGCGCCAGCGGCACCCGGCTCTCTGCGCTGCAGAGCCGGGTCCGCGGACAGCGCAGCGCTGGCGCCGAACTGCGCCAGCGCTGCGCCTTGGCGGCTGCCGAAGAGCAGGCAGCCGCGGCCCAGGCGGAGCAGCAGCAGGCACGCTGCTCCGCGCTTGAGGCTGACGTGCAGCGCCGTGCAGCCGAATGGGCTGCAGCTCATCCCGGTATGACCCCGGATGAGCTGCAGCGCAGCTATGAGGCCATGCAGGCCAAAGACCTGCAGGCCGAGGATGTGCGCCGCCGCTTCGAAGTCAGCGGGCCGTACATTGACGACAAGACGAGCAGGCTGCGCGCCTTGTCGGAGCAGCTGGCGGCCTTGGATAAAGAGCTGGTTGAATGCTCAACCCGGCTCGAGGGCGGCCTCCAGCTTATCGAAGAGAAGAACAAACGGCTGGCTGCGCTGACGGGCGGGGAACCTGCCGAAGCGCTGCTGGCTGCAGCCGAGTCAAGGCTGGCTCAGCTGCGAACCGCGGCCCGGCAGGCCCGGGAGCAGCTGGCGGCGGCTCAGCAGCTTCGGAACGAATCGGTCCAGGCGGACGTGCTGGCCCGTCAGGCAGCGGCAGCCGCTGCCGAACAGGCGGCCGAGCAGGAACGCCGCTGGGTACAAGCCTTGGCAGATTCGCCTTTTGCAACCGGGCAGGAAGCTGCAGAGGCGGCGATACGCCGGGAAGAAGCCGAAGAACTTGCGCTGCTGGCTGAGCAGCACCGCAAGCAGCAGCAGGAGCTTGCGGTAACGCTGCGAGATTTGGAGCTTCGTTTGAACGGCAGAAGCCTTTCGGAAGAAACGTGGAACGAAATCCAGCTGGCCTTCCAGGAGTGCCAGAGGCAGGATGAGCTGGCTCTTCAGGAGAAAGCAAAAGCCCAGCGTGATCTGGAGGATGTGGAGAAACGCCATATCCGCTGGCAGGAGCTCGAGCAGCAGCGCAGCACGCTGGAGCATGAAAGCGGGCTCCTCGGCAAACTTCAAAGCACGCTGAGAGGCAATGCGTTCGTGGAATATGTGGCCGAGGAGCAGCTGGTTCATGTCAGCCAGGCCGCATCGCAGCGGCTGCGGTTTCTGACCAAACAGCGATATTCCCTGGAGACCGATTCCGGCGGCGGATTTGTTATCCGCGACGATGCCAACGGCGGGGTGAAACGGCCGGTGTCCACCTTGTCTGGTGGCGAAACCTTCTTGACCTCGCTGGCTTTGGCCCTGGCTTTATCCGCCCAAATCCAGCTGCGCGGCCAATATCCGCTCCAGTTCTTTTTCCTGGACGAAGGGTTCGGCACTCTGGATCCGGAACTGCTGGATACGGTGATTACGTCGCTTGAGCATCTGCACCATGATCATCTTTCCGTCGGCGTCATCAGCCACGTGTCGGAGCTGCGCGAGCGGCTGCCCCGCAAGCTGATCGTGCAGCCGGCGGAGAATGGGGGAGAAGGCTCCCGCATCCGGCTGGAGAAGCTTTAG
- a CDS encoding exonuclease SbcCD subunit D produces the protein MRILHTGDWHLGRTLEGRSRLAEQEQFLDELVQIVREEQVDLILMAGDVYDSVNPPAAAEQLFYEAAARLSEDGRHLAVIAGNHDQPERVSSVSPLVSSRGISLTGLPTNQAVRLRAGRTGEEAVIAALPYPSEARLQELLAGDGDEQELRLAYSARVGQLMKQLASSFRSDTINLAMSHLYVLGGLECDSERPIQVGGAYTVDPSAFQIGAQYTALGHLHRPQMVKGEGLIRYSGSPLAYSFSEAGQAKSVMLLDLKPGELAQPQEIFLHSGRPLVKWSCRGGLEEVHRWIEEGRDAGAFIDLEISLTEAMSMGDIGMLRKSREGLVHIRPVYPGSPSIEESMAERSQMPVDELFRKFYQRQSGGAEPGEELVRLFMSLLAEDEAVAAGEEDAE, from the coding sequence ATGCGCATTTTGCATACGGGAGACTGGCATTTGGGCCGGACGCTTGAAGGCCGGAGCCGGCTTGCGGAACAGGAGCAGTTCCTGGACGAGCTGGTCCAGATCGTCAGGGAGGAGCAGGTGGATTTGATTCTGATGGCCGGGGACGTCTATGACAGCGTCAACCCGCCGGCAGCAGCGGAGCAGCTGTTCTATGAAGCGGCAGCCCGGCTCAGCGAAGACGGTCGCCATCTTGCGGTTATTGCGGGCAACCATGACCAGCCCGAGCGGGTCTCTTCGGTTTCGCCGCTTGTTTCCAGCCGCGGAATCAGTCTGACCGGTCTGCCAACGAACCAGGCGGTACGGCTTCGTGCAGGCCGAACAGGTGAGGAAGCAGTCATTGCGGCCCTGCCCTATCCTTCGGAGGCGAGGCTGCAGGAGCTGCTCGCCGGTGACGGGGATGAGCAGGAGCTGCGCCTTGCCTACAGCGCACGGGTCGGCCAGCTGATGAAGCAGCTGGCGTCCTCTTTTCGTTCGGACACGATTAACCTGGCGATGAGTCATCTGTATGTGCTTGGAGGGCTGGAATGCGACAGCGAACGTCCGATCCAGGTCGGGGGCGCTTATACCGTGGACCCGTCCGCTTTTCAGATTGGAGCTCAATATACAGCGCTCGGTCATCTACATCGTCCGCAGATGGTCAAGGGAGAGGGGCTGATCCGCTATAGCGGGTCTCCGCTGGCTTACAGCTTTTCGGAGGCGGGGCAAGCCAAATCGGTGATGCTGCTCGACCTTAAGCCCGGAGAGCTGGCTCAGCCGCAGGAGATCTTCCTTCACAGCGGCAGACCGCTCGTGAAGTGGTCATGCCGGGGCGGACTGGAGGAGGTTCACCGCTGGATTGAGGAAGGACGTGATGCAGGCGCCTTTATCGATCTGGAGATTTCGCTTACGGAAGCGATGTCGATGGGCGATATCGGGATGCTCCGCAAAAGCAGGGAAGGGCTTGTCCATATCCGCCCTGTTTATCCGGGGAGTCCCTCGATTGAAGAATCGATGGCGGAGCGTTCGCAGATGCCGGTCGATGAGCTGTTCCGCAAATTCTATCAGCGGCAAAGCGGGGGAGCCGAGCCGGGAGAAGAGCTGGTCCGCTTGTTTATGAGTCTGCTGGCTGAAGATGAGGCGGTTGCCGCCGGAGAGGAGGATGCGGAATGA